A region from the Acinonyx jubatus isolate Ajub_Pintada_27869175 chromosome C2, VMU_Ajub_asm_v1.0, whole genome shotgun sequence genome encodes:
- the ICOSLG gene encoding ICOS ligand isoform X1 has translation MRLTSAGMFLLLFSALQATDVQEKEVRALVGSDVELSCVFPERHSFDLNDLYVYWQTSVVGTPKTVVTYYLSGNSSAGHEDNRYRDRARLSLESMKRGDFSLHLHNITPQDEQRFNCLVFRKSLELDKILDVVVTLHVAANYSMPVVRAPSGPSENEELTFTCTSVNGYPRPNVYWINRTDNSLLNETLQNNTVSLNAQGLYDVVSVLTIRRTPSVNVGCCIENVLLHQNLTTISTQAETVTGTEYGITESQADAPKKQGAVLSALIVLGVVVAVAVATGWVCRSRCPPQDPRRSWAARPEQTFSSTVSDENSPPGAWTGFL, from the exons ATGCGGCTGACAAG TGCTGGAATGTTCCTGCTCCTGTTCAGCGCCCTGCAAGCCA CAGATGttcaagagaaagaagtcagggCGCTGGTGGGCAGCGACGTGGAGCTCAGCTGCGTTTTCCCCGAAAGACACAGTTTTGATTTAAATGACCTTTATGTGTACTGGCAAACCAGTGTCGTCGGCACACCGAAGACCGTGGTCACCTACTACCTCTCCGGGAACAGCTCCGCGGGCCACGAGGACAACCGCTACAGGGACAGGGCCCGGCTGTCGCTGGAGAGCATGAAGCGGGGTgatttctctctccatctgcacAACATCACCCCCCAGGACGAACAGAGGTTCAACTGCCTGGTGTTTAGGAAATCCCTGGAGTTAGACAAGATTCTGGATGTCGTGGTGACGTTACACGTGGCAG CCAACTACAGCATGCCCGTGGTCAGGGCCCCAAGCGGCCCCTCCGAGAATGAGGAGCTGACGTTCACATGCACATCCGTGAACGGCTACCCGAGGCCTAACGTGTACTGGATCAACAGGACGGACAACAGCCTGCTGAACGAGACCTTGCAGAACAACACGGTCTCCTTGAATGCACAGGGCTTGTACGACGTGGTCAGTGTCCTGACGATCCGGCGGACCCCCAGCGTGAACGTCGGCTGCTGCATAGAGAACGTGCTCTTGCACCAAAACCTGACGACGATCAGCACTCAGGCAG AAACGGTCACCGGAACGGAATATGGCATCACCGAGAGCCAAGCCGACGCCCCGAAGAAACAAGGGGCGGTCCTCAGCGCCCTCATCGTGCTGGGCGTGgtcgtggccgtggccgtggctaCAGGCTGGGTGTGCCGAAGCAGGTGCCCCCCGCAGGATCCACGCAG GAGCTGGGCTGCAAGGCCAGAGCAGACGTTCTCTTCG ACCGTGTCTGATGAGAACTCGCCACCCGGAGCGTGGACAGGGTTTCTGTGA
- the ICOSLG gene encoding ICOS ligand isoform X2, whose protein sequence is MRLTSAGMFLLLFSALQANVQEKEVRALVGSDVELSCVFPERHSFDLNDLYVYWQTSVVGTPKTVVTYYLSGNSSAGHEDNRYRDRARLSLESMKRGDFSLHLHNITPQDEQRFNCLVFRKSLELDKILDVVVTLHVAANYSMPVVRAPSGPSENEELTFTCTSVNGYPRPNVYWINRTDNSLLNETLQNNTVSLNAQGLYDVVSVLTIRRTPSVNVGCCIENVLLHQNLTTISTQAETVTGTEYGITESQADAPKKQGAVLSALIVLGVVVAVAVATGWVCRSRCPPQDPRRSWAARPEQTFSSTVSDENSPPGAWTGFL, encoded by the exons ATGCGGCTGACAAG TGCTGGAATGTTCCTGCTCCTGTTCAGCGCCCTGCAAGCCA ATGttcaagagaaagaagtcagggCGCTGGTGGGCAGCGACGTGGAGCTCAGCTGCGTTTTCCCCGAAAGACACAGTTTTGATTTAAATGACCTTTATGTGTACTGGCAAACCAGTGTCGTCGGCACACCGAAGACCGTGGTCACCTACTACCTCTCCGGGAACAGCTCCGCGGGCCACGAGGACAACCGCTACAGGGACAGGGCCCGGCTGTCGCTGGAGAGCATGAAGCGGGGTgatttctctctccatctgcacAACATCACCCCCCAGGACGAACAGAGGTTCAACTGCCTGGTGTTTAGGAAATCCCTGGAGTTAGACAAGATTCTGGATGTCGTGGTGACGTTACACGTGGCAG CCAACTACAGCATGCCCGTGGTCAGGGCCCCAAGCGGCCCCTCCGAGAATGAGGAGCTGACGTTCACATGCACATCCGTGAACGGCTACCCGAGGCCTAACGTGTACTGGATCAACAGGACGGACAACAGCCTGCTGAACGAGACCTTGCAGAACAACACGGTCTCCTTGAATGCACAGGGCTTGTACGACGTGGTCAGTGTCCTGACGATCCGGCGGACCCCCAGCGTGAACGTCGGCTGCTGCATAGAGAACGTGCTCTTGCACCAAAACCTGACGACGATCAGCACTCAGGCAG AAACGGTCACCGGAACGGAATATGGCATCACCGAGAGCCAAGCCGACGCCCCGAAGAAACAAGGGGCGGTCCTCAGCGCCCTCATCGTGCTGGGCGTGgtcgtggccgtggccgtggctaCAGGCTGGGTGTGCCGAAGCAGGTGCCCCCCGCAGGATCCACGCAG GAGCTGGGCTGCAAGGCCAGAGCAGACGTTCTCTTCG ACCGTGTCTGATGAGAACTCGCCACCCGGAGCGTGGACAGGGTTTCTGTGA